In the Coraliomargarita sinensis genome, CACATACCGCACGCGTCATCCAAAGCTATGGCATGCGCGGTCACGAGCACACCTGCACATTCGTTGCCGGCCCCAGCACGACGATCGCTGAACTGGAGGAGGCTCTCGCAGAAGCAGAAGGCGGCGCTCTCATCATGGAAGATGTCGGCCAACTCGGCGACACAGTGCAGGCCGAACTCGTGCGCCGGATTGAGTCCCAATCCTCGAGCACTTTTCCGCGGCTAATTGCAACGACCAGCGAAGACCTCCATCAGGCGGTTAAAGAGGGACACTTTCGCAGCGAATTATTCTACCGCCTGCAAATTCTCGAAGTGCGCCTACCGCCCTTGCGTCACCGGATGGAAGACCTGCCCGCTCTGGTTTCTTTTTTCCTCGGGCAGCTCAAGAACGATTTTCATGTCAGCGTCAGCGATGCTGCCATGGACCTGCTCTTGCAGTACGACTGGCCGGGTAATCTGAGAGAGTTGCACAACGCCATGGCCTTTGCCCTTACGGTAAACTCCGAAGCCACGGTGATCGACACACCGCACCTGCCGAGCCACCTCAACACGCAATCGGATCGACCGAGGACAAACCCGCTTCCCGGCCCCTTACTGAACGAGATGAGCGCCTGGCTCGACCAATATTTCGAGTCCAATAAAGCACCCAGCTACCGGGAGCTCGAAGATCACCTGGAAAAGGCACTGGTCGAACAACTGCTCGAACGCTACAACGGTAAGCTCGCTCCGATGGCAACAGCTCTTCAGGCCAATCGCAGCACCCTGCGACGCAAACTACGCACCAAGGACAACTGACCATGCGCCGAACGCCAGGATTGGCCCAATTTTGATCAGCACCTGAACGTATTTTGCTCACCCCTTAAAAACTACCAAACGGGACTTGTTTGGCGTTCTGCTAGCGTTCATTCGAGTAGATTCGCGTCCGGAATGGCCGCGTCAAACAACAAACAAGAATCAAGCTATAAGATGACTGTAAAATCTATATCCCGTTTAGCCATTTGCGGTCTTTGCTTCTGCAGCAATGCCCTCTTGGCCTCCGATCAGGAAGCCCCTGAACCCGTCTACGAACTACCTCCGAGTGTTTTCACAGGAACACGACTCGACAGCACCCCGTTCGAGCAGCCTTATGCGTTTTACCGACTTGAAACGGACAATCTCGACCAACGTGTTGGACGAACTGCGCTGGACCGCATGAACTATGCGCCCGGTGTTTTCGTGCAACGCACTGCGCCAAACCAAGCGAGCCCTTTCATTCGCGGACTGACCGGCGAGCAGGCTCTGCTGATGTTCGACGGTATTCGTCTCAGCCATGCTTTTATGCGCCCAGGCCCAAACCAGTATGCGGCCTCGGTACCGGATACCGGATTAAGTTCGATTGATGTCATCCTTGGATCCTCCTCCACTGTCAACGGCTCGGACGGTCTCACTGGTGCGATGGACTTTCGTTTGGCCCCCGCTGGCCGCGGGGTGACCCAGGCATTCTCTCCCTGGGCACGAACGCGTGTCGATACCGGCAACGGCCCGACCTTCGAGACGGGCATCGACGGAGTCTCCGGCGACTGGGCCTATTCCTTTGAAGTCAGCGGAAGCTGGTTTCATGACCGCGAAGGTGGCAAGGATTTCGAAGATCATCTTCTTCCCGGCAGCTACGGCGGCGAGATTCCCAACACCGATTACGACGCCTACAGCGGTGGGCTGCGGGTTGCTTATCTCGGCTTCGACGACCATCAATTACAGCTGAACACCGGTCATAAGCGTCAAGTCGATGCGCCACGTCCTGGTGGCTATGCCCCCAACTCCAAGGATCCGGATCGTATCTACCGCTATTTCGACCCGCAGGAATTCAGCTTTCTTCACCTGAAGCACTCGTGGGATGTCGCCAATGATTTTGTCGATCGTTTCGATACCAAGCTTTGGTGGCATCAATTCGCAGAGGAACAGTATCGTTCAT is a window encoding:
- a CDS encoding sigma-54-dependent transcriptional regulator, translated to MKSTHLLIVEDEHALARALAATVEQAGASSDIAATATQARKLLKSGATAYAAMILDIGLPDQNGLEFLDSLGEDFDLPTIIVTAHGEIQNTITARKLGAVEFFQKPIDFDAFNQSLKRIISSMQSQKEPTGPQAADTAAYIGAARAMRPVFQQIAHCCASDEPVLVRGEIGSGKSHTARVIQSYGMRGHEHTCTFVAGPSTTIAELEEALAEAEGGALIMEDVGQLGDTVQAELVRRIESQSSSTFPRLIATTSEDLHQAVKEGHFRSELFYRLQILEVRLPPLRHRMEDLPALVSFFLGQLKNDFHVSVSDAAMDLLLQYDWPGNLRELHNAMAFALTVNSEATVIDTPHLPSHLNTQSDRPRTNPLPGPLLNEMSAWLDQYFESNKAPSYRELEDHLEKALVEQLLERYNGKLAPMATALQANRSTLRRKLRTKDN